From Vigna unguiculata cultivar IT97K-499-35 chromosome 5, ASM411807v1, whole genome shotgun sequence, the proteins below share one genomic window:
- the LOC114186170 gene encoding beta-glucosidase 13-like, which produces MAYNAFFLTVVAIVTTLASVTLAQPVPVAPILDVSSLNRTSFPPGFVFGTASAAYQYEGAAKEGGKGPSVWDTFTHKHPELIQDRSNGDVADDQYHRYKEDVEIMKYMNLDAYRFSISWPRILPKGKLSGGINEEGVKYYNNLINELLAKGIEPFVTLFHWDLPQTLEDEYGGFLSPRIINDFEDFAEVCFKEFGDRVKYWITINEPWTYSTFGYATGLMPPNRCSKWLDPKCVHGDSGKEPYLVSHHLLLAHAATVKVYRKKYQVYQKGVIGITLVSNWFEPLSDTKLDKTASERALDFMLGWFVGPLTSGKYPQSMRSLVGNRLPQFSQQQTKLVNGSFDFIGLNYYTSNYATHAPKLGNVKPNYNTDANTNLTTERNGIPIGPTAASSWLYVYPKGIRELLLYIKQKYNNPLIYITENGVDEFNDPTLSLEESLLDTLRIDYHYRHLFYLLSAIRDGVNIKGYFAWSLLDNFEWNSGYTLRFGINFVDYKNGLKRYQKLSAKWFKNFLEKY; this is translated from the exons ATGGCATACAATGCGTTTTTTCTCACCGTTGTTGCTATCGTTACAACATTAGCATCGGTTACTCTTGCTCAACCTGTTCCTGTTGCACCTATTCTCGATGTTTCTTCTCTCAACCGAACCAGTTTTCCACCAGGATTCGTTTTCGGGACAGCTTCCGCCGCTTACCAG TATGAAGGTGCGGCGAAGGAAGGTGGCAAAGGACCCAGTGTATGGGATACTTTTACCCATAAACATCCAG AACTGATACAAGATAGAAGCAATGGAGATGTTGCCGATGATCAATATCACCGCTATAAG GAAGACGTTGAAATCATGAAATACATGAACTTGGATGCATACAGATTCTCTATTTCTTGGCCAAGAATTCTTCCAA AAGGAAAGCTTAGTGGAGGAATAAACGAAGAAGGAGTCAAATATTATAACAACCTCATCAACGAACTGTTAGCTAAAG GTATTGAACCATTTGTCACCCTCTTCCATTGGGATCTTCCCCAGACTTTAGAAGACGAGTACGGTGGCTTCCTAAGTCCACGCATTAT AAATGACTTCGAAGATTTCGCAGAAGTTTGCTTTAAAGAGTTTGGAGACAGAGTGAAATATTGGATCACTATAAATGAACCATGGACTTATAGTACATTCGGCTATGCAACTGGACTGATGCCACCAAATCGATGTTCTAAATGGTTAGATCCAAAATGTGTTCATGGTGATTCTGGAAAAGAACCTTATTTAGTTTCACATCACCTTCTCCTTGCTCATGCAGCCACTGTCAAAGTATACAGAAAAAAATATCAG GTATATCAAAAAGGAGTGATAGGCATAACCCTTGTGTCTAATTGGTTTGAACCATTGTCTGATACCAAATTAGATAAAACTGCTTCTGAGCGAGCTCTAGATTTCATGTTGGGATG GTTTGTGGGACCATTAACATCAGGAAAATATCCACAAAGCATGCGTTCTCTTGtcggtaatcgattaccacaaTTCTCCCAACAACAAACGAAACTCGTGAATGGTTCATTTGATTTTATTGGATTAAACTATTACACCTCTAATTATGCTACACATGCACCTAAGTTAGGTAATGTCAAACCTAATTACAACACAGATGCCAATACCAATCTTACAA CTGAACGGAACGGGATTCCAATAGGTCCAACG GCTGCTTCAAGCTGGTTGTATGTGTATCCCAAAGGCATTAGAGAATTATTGTTGTACATTAAACAAAAGTACAACAATCCATTAATTTACATAACTGAAAATG GTGTTGATGAGTTCAATGATCCAACGCTATCATTGGAAGAGTCTCTTCTAGATACTTTGAGGATAGACTATCACTATCGtcatttattttatcttctttcagCGATTAG GGACGGCGTGAATATAAAAGGATATTTTGCATGGTCATTACTCGACAACTTTGAATGGAACAGTGGTTATACTTTGAGATTTGGAATCAACTTTGTGGATTACAAGAATGGCTTGAAGCGATATCAAAAACTCTCGGCAAAATGGTTCAAGAATTTTctagaaaaatattag